The Leptospira paudalimensis region CTTCAAAACGAACGGGAATGATTGCGAGTGTATTCCATCCAAAATTCCCTTCGGGATCTTTGTGGTACCGAAAGAATGGCCAAAGTTTCCAATAATAATCTTCCCTTCCTATTTGGACGTATTCATTTTTCATATGGGAATAAAATGGTAAGATAAAATGAGATGTTGATTTGAGATGAGAGGTATTTTGGGACAATCGAATATAAAATGGGGTGATAAACTCTGCTTCTTTGTTTGCGAAATAAGAATAACCATAAAAAGGAAAAAACACAAGTTTCTCTGTATCTTTTTTCACTGAAGTTGTGTATTGGAAAAAAATAAAGAGTGCAGTGTAATTGGTTTGTCCCGTTTTTTTGTCATATCCGTACGAAAAAAGTGAGTTAAGCAAAGGAAACCAAAGAAAAGCATGGCTTTTCATATTCCCGTCTACGGAACTTTTATGGTTATAGAATGGGAAAAAAATCTGATAGGAAGTTGGTTCCTTTTTATCTAACCTCTCTTCCCCCCATTGGAAAAAAGGCCATAGGATCGAATAACGTTTGTATTTTCCTTCATGTGATTTTTTCGAATACAAAGGAAAAATTCGAAAGTCATCCCTTGTTTCCGAACCTCCCCACATGACAAGTGGCCATCCAATGGATCTAGCCTTATATGTTTTGTATCTCCATTCTGAATATAATGGAAATAAAACATAATTTAGTTCTTGGTAAGAGAGTTTGTTTCTAATTTTTCCATAAAGGGGGAATACACTATAATAATTTTCTCTTTGTGATTCTCCTTTCCCCCATAAAAAAAGTGGAGTGAATAAGATATCTTCATCTTCATCACCTTCTTCATGTTTGAAACCAGTGCCACTGAAGAAAAATAAGGAAGACCACGTGTACCAATAATTGGTTTCTTCTTTGTAATAGATTGGGGAGAGGTAACTATGAAATCGAAAGGCGTAAGTTTTGTCAGAAAAAGACATATAAAAAGGACGAATGGCAAAGAAGTTCTGTCTGCCTCTAGTTTCGCTCTCATATAAAAACCAAAATTGAGAATAGTCTGATTTGATATCTTCTGTAAAGGAATTTGGAATTTTTGCAAATAAGGAAGAAGTTAGAAAGCAAAGAGAAAAAACAAATCCGAATTGAATTTTAAAGCGGGAATCCACGTAATTTCAATATCGTTCACTTTCATGTAAAGGAATCAAGTGATTTCATGCCAAAATTAAAAATCGCATTACTTTTCGGAGGGGTCTCTGGAGAACATATCATATCCATCCGTTCCTCAGCTTTTATATTTGCTACAATTGATAGGGAAAAATACGACGTATGCCCCATTTACATTGATACAAGCGGAAAATTTTGGATCCCTACCATAACAGAAACAATTTACCCTGATCCGACTGGAAAATCCGAAACAGAATTTTCACGAGAATTTAACCAAACCAATCAAATTGAATCTTCAAGTGATCCGAGTCAATTAGGGAAATATGGATTTACTTCCGCCTTCCTTGGGTTACACGGAGGGGCAGGGGAAGATGGTAGGATCCAAGGTTTTTTGGATACGATGGGCATTGCACACACAGGGTCTGGTGTTCTGGCTTCAGCCCTTGCAATGGATAAATTTAGAGCAAATTTACTCTTCCAATCCATCGGAATCCCTGTGGCACCATTTTTGGAATTGGACCGAGTTCAATCTGATGCGAGAAAAGTTCTCTTAAACTTACCCTTTCCTTATCCAGTATTCATTAAGCCTACGTTAGGTGGATCAAGTGTGAATACTGGAATGGCAAAAACGCCTGAAGAAGCGATTACACTCGTGGATAAAATATTTGTATCCGAAGATCGAGTCCTCGTTCAAAAATTGGTTTCAGGAACAGAAGTATCAATTGGTGTTTTAGAAAAACCTGAAGGGAAAAAACGAAATGCGTTTTCGCTTGTTCCAACAGAAATCAGACCCAAGTCGGAATTTTTTGATTTTGAAGCAAAATACACGAAAGGAGCAAGTGAAGAAATCACTCCTGCACCCGTGGGTGATGAAATTACGAAAACACTACAAGAATACAGTTTAAAATGCCATGTTATCTTAGGATGTAAGGGTTATTCCAGAACTGATTTTATCATCTCGGACGGTATTCCCTATGTTTTGGAAACAAATACCTTACCTGGAATGACTGGCACAAGCCTTATCCCACAACAAGCAAAAGCATTGGGAATCGATATGAAACAAGTGTTTACGTGGTTACTTGAGATTTCACTTTTTTAGGGAAACAATAAATCCCAATAAGTATGGCGATGAGACTTGCGATTGTACCATAAAAATGGCTTGTCATATCGTCCCCATATACTTCTAAAATAAGCCAAGTAACGATACCAACAAACAAAGAAAAAAGAGCAGAACGTTCATCTGCTCTTTTACTTAATAAGCCAAACACCATGGGAATGAATAGGGTAACAAGGGATATACCCCCCGAATCTTCGACGAGTGCATAAATTGAAGGTTTTCCCACTGCGAGTAAAAAAGAAATCCCTGCAATAATTAGTACCGATACCCGTGAGAGTAAAAGTAGCTTTTTATCATTCATGTTGCTGAATGCATATTTTAGAATATTCTCAGATAATATAGAAGAAGGAGCAAGGATGGCTCCCGATGCAGTTGATAAAATGGCAGAAATGAGTGCTGAAAAAAATAAAACTTGAATCCAGGGACTGGAAAATTTAGAAATCATCGTTGGGATTAGAAGTTGCCCTGTTTCTGAATTTAAATCAAAATCTGGGATTAGACTTTTTGCATGGAGCCCTAAAAAAAGAGGGATAAGAGCAAATAACAAGTACAATACGGAAGATAAATAAGACGCCCGAATGGCAACCTTTTCGGATTTCGCAGACATTACTCTTTGGAAAATATCTTGTTGGGGTAACGAACCAAATCCAACAACCATCCAAGCCGATAGGTACAAAGTCCAAGCGTGGTAATTGGATTCAGGGAAAAATCGAAAAAAACCATCTGGTTTTTCTGAGATGGATGACCAAATAGGTTTTATTCCATTCAATTCGATGATCACGACTACGAGTCCAATGATGATCGAAATGGATTGGAAAAAATCGGTTAAGGAAACAGACCACATCCCACCTAAGTAAGTATAAAAAACAACGAGACATGCTCCAATGACAATTGCTGTAAACTGGTTGATCCCAAATAAAATTTGCACCATGATTCCGAGTGCAACAAATTGTGCAGCAACCCACCCAAAATAGGAAAAGATCAGACAAATGCCTGCAATGAACTCCATTTTTTTACCATAACGGTTTTTATAAAAATCACCAAAGGTAAGGATTTGCATTCGGTATAAGTATTTTGCAAATACCAAACCAAGTAAAAATAAACAAAGGGCACCACCAAACGGATCTTGGATGACAGATAAAAATCCACCTTTCGCAAATTCGACAGAGGAACCGAGGATGGTTTCACTACCAAACCAAGTGGCAAATAAAGCTGCTGTTGAAATGGGTAAGGGTAAACTTCTACCTGCAAGGATAAAGTCTTTAGAATTTTTTACTTTTTTTGCCGCATACACTCCAATCCCGATCGTGACAAGGAGGTAAGCTAAAATAAAAATGGTCTGGAAATTCATTCTTTAAAATAAATCTTCTTCCGCTTTATTAGAAGTTGTTTCATCCTTCTTTTTTTTCACAGTTGATTTCACAACTTCACCACTAGGAGCTTTGGTTAAAAATTCAATTTTAGCTTCTGCATCTACCAAACGTTCGGAACAGATTTTTTTTAGTTCCATTCCTCGTTCGTAAGCCTTGATCGAATCTTCTAAAGACAAAGTTCCCCGTTCTAATTTTTCCGCAATGTCTTCCAATTCACGGATTGCTTCTTCAAAACTGATTGTTTTTTTATCTACCATCGTTTGGTCCTATTTGATTTCTTTTACTTCTACATGGAGTTTTCCATCGAATAAAAAAACTTCCAATGATTCTTTTTCTTTAATTTGTGTAATGGAAGAGATCACTTGTTTGTTTGTATTGCGGAGGACTGAATATCCTCTTTTGAGTGTTCCTAAAGGAGAAAAGTGGTCTAATCTTTGTTCTGCGAGTTTGTATTTTGTTTGGACTCTTTCCAAATACGAATTCCAAGTTTGTTGGAAAGAATCAAATTTTTGAAATTCACTCTGCTTTTTGACAAGGTAGTTTTTTCCTAGAAGGGAAATTTTAGTTAATAATTCATCCAAATGGTTTTGCCTAGGCTCTAATACTGCTTTTGGATTTTGAAAAACCACTCTACTTGTTACACCTAACCACTTTTCCTTTCCAATTCGTATCACACCTGTTAGAGCAGAGCGCAATCGGTCTTCCATTTCATCCAAACGGATGAGAGTATCCGATACATTAGGGATCGCTAATTTTGCTGCGGCAGTGGGTGTGGGAGTTGTGGCATCCGCTGCTAAATCTGTAAGGACACGATCAATTTCATGTCCTACGGCAGATATAATGGGAATCCTCGATTGATAATACGCCATCACTACCGCTTCTTGGTTGAATGCCATTAAGTCCTCAAAAGATCCGCCACCACGTCCTGCGATGATCACATCTACTTCCCATTTTGGATCATTAATTTCCTTAATGGCTTCAATGATTGAGTTTTCGGCACCGTCTCCTTGGACAAGGCATGGTGATACTAAAATTTGAATCGAAGGATTGAGGTCAGTGGCAATGCGAATGATATCTTCGACAGCAGCACCCTTAGGTGAAGTAACAATACCCAATCGTTTTGGAAATTTAGGTAACGGCCGTTTGTGGGAAACATCAAAGATCCCTTTTTCTGCTAATGACTTTTTTAATTTTTCAATTTTAAGAAGGATATCTCCTTCCCCAAGTTCCTCAAGTTTTTGGACAGTGATGCTATAATAACCACCTGGTTCATAAACAGAAACAGAACCATACACAAGGATTTCCATTCCATTTCGTAGTGGAGTTCCTTTATAGTTTTTGGCTTGGAAGGAAAAAAAAGCACATTTGATTACACTTGTTGTATCTTTTAAGGAAAAATACATGTGACCAGAACTATTGGTCTGGCTGAAATTGGAAATTTCTCCGCGAATCCAAAAGTTTTTAAATTCGGGAGAGTCTTGTAATTTCGCCTTGATACGGCGATTGACTTCACTGACAGAAAGGGAAGAATCAGCTGTTTCCATTTACGTTGTTTGGAATCGAGTTTCTCGAAAAATTTTCCAAAAATCCCATAAGATGATCACGAGTGTTAACGCCATAGGCCCAATGATAATTCCGGC contains the following coding sequences:
- a CDS encoding exodeoxyribonuclease VII small subunit; this encodes MVDKKTISFEEAIRELEDIAEKLERGTLSLEDSIKAYERGMELKKICSERLVDAEAKIEFLTKAPSGEVVKSTVKKKKDETTSNKAEEDLF
- a CDS encoding sodium:solute symporter family protein — encoded protein: MNFQTIFILAYLLVTIGIGVYAAKKVKNSKDFILAGRSLPLPISTAALFATWFGSETILGSSVEFAKGGFLSVIQDPFGGALCLFLLGLVFAKYLYRMQILTFGDFYKNRYGKKMEFIAGICLIFSYFGWVAAQFVALGIMVQILFGINQFTAIVIGACLVVFYTYLGGMWSVSLTDFFQSISIIIGLVVVIIELNGIKPIWSSISEKPDGFFRFFPESNYHAWTLYLSAWMVVGFGSLPQQDIFQRVMSAKSEKVAIRASYLSSVLYLLFALIPLFLGLHAKSLIPDFDLNSETGQLLIPTMISKFSSPWIQVLFFSALISAILSTASGAILAPSSILSENILKYAFSNMNDKKLLLLSRVSVLIIAGISFLLAVGKPSIYALVEDSGGISLVTLFIPMVFGLLSKRADERSALFSLFVGIVTWLILEVYGDDMTSHFYGTIASLIAILIGIYCFPKKVKSQVTT
- a CDS encoding D-alanine--D-alanine ligase — its product is MPKLKIALLFGGVSGEHIISIRSSAFIFATIDREKYDVCPIYIDTSGKFWIPTITETIYPDPTGKSETEFSREFNQTNQIESSSDPSQLGKYGFTSAFLGLHGGAGEDGRIQGFLDTMGIAHTGSGVLASALAMDKFRANLLFQSIGIPVAPFLELDRVQSDARKVLLNLPFPYPVFIKPTLGGSSVNTGMAKTPEEAITLVDKIFVSEDRVLVQKLVSGTEVSIGVLEKPEGKKRNAFSLVPTEIRPKSEFFDFEAKYTKGASEEITPAPVGDEITKTLQEYSLKCHVILGCKGYSRTDFIISDGIPYVLETNTLPGMTGTSLIPQQAKALGIDMKQVFTWLLEISLF
- the xseA gene encoding exodeoxyribonuclease VII large subunit, yielding METADSSLSVSEVNRRIKAKLQDSPEFKNFWIRGEISNFSQTNSSGHMYFSLKDTTSVIKCAFFSFQAKNYKGTPLRNGMEILVYGSVSVYEPGGYYSITVQKLEELGEGDILLKIEKLKKSLAEKGIFDVSHKRPLPKFPKRLGIVTSPKGAAVEDIIRIATDLNPSIQILVSPCLVQGDGAENSIIEAIKEINDPKWEVDVIIAGRGGGSFEDLMAFNQEAVVMAYYQSRIPIISAVGHEIDRVLTDLAADATTPTPTAAAKLAIPNVSDTLIRLDEMEDRLRSALTGVIRIGKEKWLGVTSRVVFQNPKAVLEPRQNHLDELLTKISLLGKNYLVKKQSEFQKFDSFQQTWNSYLERVQTKYKLAEQRLDHFSPLGTLKRGYSVLRNTNKQVISSITQIKEKESLEVFLFDGKLHVEVKEIK